ACGATGGAAAAGCTGCTGTTCGAACTGATTTGGCTCGGCTTTATCACCCTCAGCATTTCGATCGGCAGCGGCTTTATGTTTTTGCACGATATGTTCGCGCAACATTTAGCACATAAAACCATTCTCTCGATTGCTGCATGGTGGGTATTTGCTATCTTGCTGTTTGGCCGTCAGGCCTGGGGCTGGCGCGGCAATACCGCCGCCAAATGGACCTTAAGCGGCTTTAGCGCGCTGATGCTGGCGTATTTTGGCTCTAAGTTTGTGCTAGAAGTTATCCTTGCATAAACACTTGCGCTAAGCGCAGGCTTGCTGCAAGATTCACTTATCGAATCAACACGGACAACCCTCTCTTGAACGACTTGCCCACAGGGCTTTTGTTTGCCGCCATTGCGCTGCTACTGCTGTTCTCTGCATTCTTCTCCAGCTCCGAAACCAGCATGCTGTCGCTAAATCGCTATCGCCTCAAACATTTACGTAAACAAGGGCACAAAGCTGCCGCACGTGCTGAAAAAATGCTCGCACGCCCCGACAAGCTTCTTGGCGTGATCTTGATCGGCAACAATCTGGTTAATATTCTCGCCTCATCCATTGCGACCATTATCGGCATTCGCCTATTAGGCGATCCAGGGGTACTGGTATCGGCCATATTACTCACCTTAGTGGTATTAATTTTTGCCGAAATTACGCCAAAAACGATTGCCGCCTTATATCCCGAAAAGCTGGCATTTCCAGCCAGTGCGATACTCAAATTACTGCTAAAACTGCTGTCACCGGTGGTTTGGGCAATCAATCTGGTCACCGATGGTTTACTCAAAGCGGTCCGTATCGATGTCAACCAAGTGCGCGAAGATCAGCTCAGCTCAGATGAACTGCGCACCATTGTTGACGACGCCAACGCTCTGATCCCAGAAAACCATCAGCGCATGCTGCTGAATATTCTCGATCTTGAAAGCGCCACGGTAGAAGATATCATGGTGCCGCGCGGCGAAATATTTGGTATTGATCTTGATGACGATGACGCCGTACTGCTCGAACAACTCAGCCAGTGCGAATACACCCGGCTACCGGTATTTCGAGGCGACATCGATAATATTGTTGGGATTTTACATATGCGCAATATTGCGCGCTGTATCAGCCAGCAAGAGCTTGATAAGAGCGTGATTGAAAATATCATGCGCGCGCCAGTGTTCACCCCAGAAGGCACTGGCCTGCACAAGCAACTGCTCGACTTCCAACAGCAAACCCGACGCATGTCGATTGTGGTTGATGAATATGGCGCGGTAATTGGCTTAGTTGCGCTTGAGGATATTTTGGAAGAGATCGTCGGCGAGTTCACCTCTAACCTCGACGACGAATATGCCCATTTTGCGCGCCTCGAAGACAATAGCTTTGTCGTCGCAGGCTCAGCCTCGGTGCGCGAGATAAATCGCTTTACCCGCTTTCAACT
The sequence above is a segment of the Pseudomonadales bacterium genome. Coding sequences within it:
- a CDS encoding HlyC/CorC family transporter, with translation MNDLPTGLLFAAIALLLLFSAFFSSSETSMLSLNRYRLKHLRKQGHKAAARAEKMLARPDKLLGVILIGNNLVNILASSIATIIGIRLLGDPGVLVSAILLTLVVLIFAEITPKTIAALYPEKLAFPASAILKLLLKLLSPVVWAINLVTDGLLKAVRIDVNQVREDQLSSDELRTIVDDANALIPENHQRMLLNILDLESATVEDIMVPRGEIFGIDLDDDDAVLLEQLSQCEYTRLPVFRGDIDNIVGILHMRNIARCISQQELDKSVIENIMRAPVFTPEGTGLHKQLLDFQQQTRRMSIVVDEYGAVIGLVALEDILEEIVGEFTSNLDDEYAHFARLEDNSFVVAGSASVREINRFTRFQLPTDGPKTLNGLVLEQLESFPDANLTVEIGDYHIEILHIEDNIIESARLYKA